A portion of the Staphylococcus felis genome contains these proteins:
- a CDS encoding gluconeogenesis factor YvcK family protein, whose protein sequence is MKQLKIVLIGGGTGLSVLARGLKSYPIDITAIVTVADDGGSTGKIRDEMDMPAPGDVRNVLAALSDIEPTLEALFQYRFDEDKISGHSLGNLLIAAMTNITHDFGHAIKELSRILNIKGRVIPSTISSVSLNAEMEDGEIVSGESNIPMKNKKIKRVFLEPPNVEPMDEALEALLEADLIVMGPGSLYTSVISNLCVQGIAQAIVQSEAKKLYVSNIMTQPGETDDYTVTDHVKAIHSQLGDKSLDFVIANQIDFDQKILNRYQAKGAKPVYCDEAELSREGVKVVTGKNLALISQDDYVRHDTEMLATLIYEIALQEVSTIQFNPKNKK, encoded by the coding sequence ATGAAACAACTCAAAATTGTACTGATAGGCGGTGGCACTGGTCTGTCTGTCTTGGCAAGAGGTTTAAAAAGTTACCCGATTGATATTACAGCTATCGTAACTGTTGCTGATGATGGCGGAAGTACAGGGAAGATTCGAGATGAAATGGATATGCCTGCGCCTGGAGATGTACGGAATGTTTTAGCAGCTCTAAGTGATATTGAACCTACTCTTGAAGCGTTATTTCAATATCGATTTGATGAAGACAAAATCAGTGGACATTCGCTAGGAAACCTATTGATTGCAGCGATGACAAATATAACACATGATTTTGGACATGCTATAAAAGAATTGAGTAGAATTTTAAATATAAAAGGACGTGTAATTCCGTCTACTATTTCAAGTGTATCATTAAATGCTGAAATGGAAGATGGAGAAATTGTGTCTGGTGAATCGAATATTCCGATGAAAAATAAAAAAATAAAACGGGTCTTTTTAGAGCCACCAAATGTTGAGCCTATGGATGAGGCGCTTGAAGCATTACTTGAAGCAGACCTAATTGTAATGGGACCAGGTTCATTATATACAAGTGTTATTTCTAATTTATGTGTGCAAGGTATCGCACAAGCTATCGTTCAAAGCGAGGCTAAAAAGTTGTATGTCTCAAATATTATGACCCAACCAGGAGAAACAGATGATTATACTGTAACCGATCATGTCAAAGCGATTCATTCTCAACTTGGTGATAAATCATTAGATTTTGTGATTGCGAATCAAATTGATTTTGATCAAAAGATTTTAAATCGATATCAAGCAAAAGGAGCTAAGCCTGTTTACTGTGATGAAGCTGAATTAAGTCGTGAAGGTGTTAAAGTGGTAACGGGCAAAAATCTTGCACTTATCTCTCAAGATGATTATGTGCGTCATGATACTGAGATGTTAGCGACATTAATATATGAAATTGCATTACAAGAGGTTAGTACTATCCAATTTAATCCGAAAAACAAAAAATAG
- the lgt gene encoding prolipoprotein diacylglyceryl transferase, with product MIMNLSYIEPVAFTLGPLEIRWYGIIIAAAILIAYWIAQKSAQKVGFKEDDLINILIVCVIVAIVSARLYFVIFNLGYYLQNPVEIPMIWRGGIAIHGGLIGAFAMGIYYAYQKNWHPFQLGDIVAPSIILAQGIGRWGNFMNHEAHGGPVSRSFLESLHLPQFIIDNMYINGIYYHPTFLYESIWDVLGFILLITIRKHLRIGETFFMYLIWYSVGRFFVEGLRTDSLMLTETIRVAQLMSILLLVIGIVIIVWRRTKNNIPLYKDANVLSWPNQQKGRR from the coding sequence ATCATCATGAATTTAAGTTATATTGAACCAGTTGCCTTTACGCTAGGGCCACTAGAAATTAGATGGTACGGTATTATTATTGCAGCAGCGATATTAATTGCATATTGGATTGCTCAAAAAAGCGCACAAAAAGTAGGATTCAAAGAGGACGATTTGATTAATATCTTAATTGTCTGTGTTATTGTAGCGATTGTCTCTGCACGATTATACTTCGTCATATTTAATTTGGGATATTACCTGCAAAACCCTGTAGAAATTCCTATGATATGGCGTGGTGGTATTGCAATTCATGGAGGATTGATTGGCGCCTTTGCAATGGGGATATATTATGCGTATCAAAAAAATTGGCACCCCTTCCAGCTTGGTGATATTGTTGCGCCGAGCATTATCTTAGCGCAAGGTATAGGAAGATGGGGGAACTTTATGAATCATGAAGCACACGGTGGCCCAGTATCTCGTTCATTTTTAGAAAGTTTGCACTTACCTCAATTTATTATTGATAACATGTATATTAATGGAATATATTACCATCCAACCTTTTTATATGAGTCCATTTGGGATGTGTTAGGCTTTATTTTGCTTATTACAATACGTAAACATCTCAGAATAGGTGAAACATTCTTTATGTACTTAATTTGGTATTCCGTTGGGCGTTTCTTTGTTGAAGGATTGCGTACAGATAGTTTGATGCTTACAGAAACGATTCGAGTTGCACAATTGATGTCAATTTTACTACTTGTTATAGGAATCGTCATCATTGTATGGCGACGTACAAAAAACAATATCCCTTTATACAAAGATGCTAATGTATTATCATGGCCAAATCAGCAAAAAGGTAGACGTTAA
- the whiA gene encoding DNA-binding protein WhiA produces the protein MSFASDMKNELTRIEIDNDNAKAELSALIRMNGALSLSNQQFVINIQTENATTARRIYSLIKHVFRVEVEILVRKKMKLKKNNIYICRIKSKAQAILDELGILKDGIFTHAIDESMVKDDEMRRSYLRGAFLAGGSVNNPETSSYHLEIFSLYESHSKGLTQLMNSYELNAKNLERKKGWITYLKEAERIAEFLSLIGGYQALLKFEDVRIVRDMRNSVNRLVNCETANLNKTVSAAMKQVENIQIIDDEIGLDQLPDRLREVAKLRIEHQDVSLKELGEMVSTGTISKSGVNHRLRKLNEIATKIKNGEQFEL, from the coding sequence ATGAGCTTTGCATCTGACATGAAAAACGAGCTAACGCGAATTGAAATTGATAATGACAATGCCAAAGCAGAGCTCAGTGCATTGATACGAATGAATGGAGCGCTTAGTTTGTCTAATCAACAATTTGTCATTAACATTCAAACAGAAAATGCAACAACAGCAAGACGTATCTATTCATTAATCAAGCACGTTTTTCGCGTAGAAGTTGAAATATTAGTACGAAAGAAAATGAAATTGAAAAAGAATAATATTTACATTTGTCGTATTAAATCAAAAGCTCAGGCAATATTAGATGAGTTAGGAATTTTAAAAGACGGTATTTTTACACATGCGATTGACGAATCAATGGTCAAAGATGATGAGATGAGACGGAGTTATTTGCGTGGTGCATTTCTAGCAGGTGGATCAGTCAATAATCCAGAAACATCGTCGTATCATTTAGAGATTTTCTCATTATATGAGAGTCACTCTAAAGGCCTAACACAGTTGATGAATAGTTATGAACTAAATGCTAAAAATTTAGAGCGTAAAAAAGGTTGGATCACCTATCTTAAAGAGGCAGAACGTATTGCGGAATTTTTGAGTCTCATTGGTGGATATCAAGCTTTATTAAAATTTGAAGATGTCAGAATTGTAAGGGACATGCGCAATTCAGTCAATCGACTAGTTAATTGTGAAACAGCAAACCTTAACAAAACCGTAAGTGCTGCGATGAAGCAAGTCGAAAATATTCAAATCATTGATGATGAAATAGGTTTGGATCAATTGCCGGATCGTTTAAGAGAAGTGGCTAAGTTAAGAATTGAACACCAAGATGTATCATTAAAAGAACTAGGGGAAATGGTTAGTACAGGCACCATTTCGAAATCAGGCGTTAATCATCGACTGAGAAAGCTTAATGAAATTGCAACCAAAATTAAGAATGGTGAACAATTTGAGCTATAA
- the hprK gene encoding HPr(Ser) kinase/phosphatase: MLTTKDLVERFNLEVISGSQGLNRPIHNTDISRPGLEMAGYFSHYASNRIQLLGTTELSFYNLLPDEERHGRMRKLCRPDTPAIIITRGHEAPEELLQASRESDTPLIYVDEATTRVMGRLTTYLEHELAKSTSLHGVLVDVYGIGVLITGDSGIGKSETALELVKRGHRLVADDNVEIKEITKDQLVGKPPKIIEHLLEIRGLGIINVMTLFGAGSILTQKRIRLNINLETWREDKLYDRVGLSQETLKILDTEITKKTIPVRPGRNVAVIIEVAAMNYRLNIMGINTAEEFNERLNAEIMKNGKGASS; the protein is encoded by the coding sequence ATGTTAACAACTAAAGACTTAGTAGAGCGATTTAATCTTGAAGTTATTTCAGGGAGTCAAGGGTTAAATCGACCGATACATAATACGGATATTTCCCGACCTGGATTAGAGATGGCGGGTTATTTCTCACACTATGCATCGAATCGAATACAATTGCTTGGTACAACGGAATTATCATTTTATAATTTATTGCCGGATGAAGAAAGGCATGGCCGTATGCGCAAATTATGCCGTCCAGACACCCCGGCTATTATCATTACAAGAGGGCATGAAGCACCGGAAGAATTGCTACAAGCTTCAAGAGAATCAGATACACCGCTGATTTATGTGGATGAAGCCACTACACGTGTTATGGGACGATTAACGACATATTTAGAACATGAACTTGCAAAGTCAACATCTTTACATGGTGTTTTGGTCGATGTTTATGGTATTGGCGTACTCATTACAGGTGATTCTGGTATCGGTAAAAGTGAAACAGCGCTAGAGCTTGTGAAAAGAGGACATCGCTTAGTTGCGGATGACAACGTCGAAATTAAAGAGATAACAAAAGATCAGTTAGTCGGAAAGCCACCTAAAATTATTGAACATCTTCTTGAAATACGTGGACTCGGTATTATAAACGTTATGACTTTATTTGGTGCTGGATCGATACTGACTCAAAAACGAATACGTTTAAATATTAATTTAGAAACATGGCGTGAAGATAAGCTTTATGACCGTGTTGGCTTATCGCAAGAAACTTTAAAAATTTTAGACACAGAAATTACGAAAAAGACGATTCCTGTTAGACCAGGGCGAAATGTTGCAGTTATCATTGAAGTTGCTGCGATGAACTATCGTTTGAATATTATGGGCATTAATACAGCGGAGGAATTTAATGAGCGTTTAAATGCTGAAATTATGAAAAATGGTAAAGGAGCATCATCATGA
- the rapZ gene encoding RNase adapter RapZ has translation MQHEEKNEIVKSELLIVTGLSGAGKSLVIQSLEDLGYFCVDNLPPILLPKFVELMEQGNPSMQKVAVGIDLRGREFFRYLVREIDAIQSRKDVIVDVIFVDAKTSKLISRYKETRRKHPLQEQSDLTLVEAIHEERNLLSEVRSLANYTIDTTELTPKALRKRVNAYFNTANKSTFTINVSSFGFKHGIQIDADLVFDVRFLPNPYYVEELRPLTGMDEDVYKYVMKWKETNTFYEKLLDLLLFMIPGYKKEGKSQLVIAIGCTGGQHRSVALAQRLSEELKQTYDYNIYVHHRDAHIESGEKK, from the coding sequence ATGCAACATGAAGAAAAAAATGAAATCGTAAAAAGTGAACTCCTTATTGTGACAGGTCTTTCTGGTGCCGGAAAATCATTAGTGATTCAAAGTTTGGAAGATTTAGGATATTTTTGTGTAGATAATTTACCGCCTATCTTACTCCCTAAGTTTGTTGAATTAATGGAACAAGGCAACCCATCAATGCAAAAGGTCGCAGTGGGGATAGACTTACGAGGACGTGAATTTTTCAGATATCTCGTACGTGAAATCGATGCAATACAGAGCCGTAAAGACGTTATAGTTGATGTAATATTTGTAGATGCAAAAACGAGTAAACTCATTTCAAGATATAAAGAAACAAGACGTAAACATCCACTTCAAGAACAATCAGACTTAACATTAGTCGAAGCAATTCATGAAGAACGTAATTTGTTATCAGAAGTGCGTAGTTTGGCAAACTATACTATAGATACAACAGAATTAACACCTAAAGCATTGCGAAAACGTGTGAACGCCTATTTTAATACAGCGAATAAATCAACATTTACAATAAATGTATCTAGTTTTGGGTTTAAGCACGGGATACAAATCGATGCGGATCTCGTATTTGATGTGCGATTTTTACCTAACCCTTATTATGTGGAAGAGTTAAGGCCATTGACAGGTATGGATGAAGATGTTTATAAGTATGTCATGAAATGGAAGGAAACGAATACATTTTATGAAAAATTGTTGGATTTACTTTTATTTATGATTCCCGGTTATAAAAAAGAAGGAAAGTCTCAACTTGTGATTGCTATCGGATGTACGGGAGGACAACATCGCTCAGTTGCACTAGCACAACGTTTATCAGAAGAACTTAAACAAACATACGATTATAATATATATGTCCATCATCGCGATGCACATATTGAAAGTGGCGAGAAAAAATGA
- the cas2 gene encoding CRISPR-associated endonuclease Cas2: MFDLPVETSLEKRAYRQFVKFLTHEGYVRMQYSIYSKLIFNSNTLKYQIEKLKAHVPSSGMVQTLVVTENQFSNMNYLVGEQPKGRVGLSSERMIEL; this comes from the coding sequence ATGTTCGATTTACCTGTAGAAACGTCACTTGAGAAACGCGCCTATCGACAGTTTGTTAAATTTTTAACGCATGAAGGTTACGTCAGAATGCAATACTCAATTTATAGTAAATTAATCTTCAATAGTAACACTTTAAAATATCAAATTGAAAAGCTTAAAGCGCATGTCCCATCAAGTGGTATGGTGCAAACGCTCGTAGTTACAGAAAACCAATTCTCAAATATGAACTATTTAGTAGGAGAACAACCTAAAGGACGTGTAGGATTAAGTTCAGAAAGAATGATTGAACTATGA
- a CDS encoding tetratricopeptide repeat protein, translating to MAQNKNIIQLGSDVSVYERLALQKFRQQDYMRATRYYEKVLELSPENFDAKQNLATCYTKRNMPERAEAIFYEEISQGENLEAAYYELSQLNMDLNEPNKAYLFGLNYALTAQDDDYRDELEKMFEVTIHAEHQLETESQLFVVQIIFQYLFGQGRLLDARKYILKQDESIQDNRIVRNLLAMCYLYLNENQIAKEMFERLLQEDSSDVHALCHYTLLLYNMNEVASFKHYLKVLNKVVPINDDESFKLGIVLSYLKQYASSQKLLMPLYKKGKFQTFQLFHALAFNYYYLGNRAQSQYFWERLVQVSKVHPGPTPWDIEESFQYFNAQIKPLLTSDDQHQRLYGLFLLKQLNGNEVLMTKEVWSILEELGDYEKLYLSYLIQNLQLTKLHFIHLGMLELYQHDTTKQESALFLSWINYAESLLAKHVDTDKVVAYVAAVTYLYFKSTDPTYSQLDVSEVFDITVKQLEMALDELLSI from the coding sequence ATGGCACAAAACAAAAATATAATACAATTAGGTTCAGATGTTTCAGTTTATGAACGCTTAGCTTTACAGAAATTTAGACAGCAAGATTATATGAGAGCGACGCGTTATTACGAAAAAGTGTTAGAATTGTCACCAGAAAACTTTGATGCCAAGCAAAACCTAGCCACTTGTTACACTAAGCGCAATATGCCTGAACGTGCAGAAGCCATTTTTTATGAAGAGATTAGCCAAGGAGAGAATCTTGAAGCAGCCTATTATGAATTAAGTCAACTTAATATGGATTTAAATGAACCGAATAAAGCTTATCTATTCGGTTTGAATTATGCATTGACAGCACAAGATGACGACTATCGAGATGAACTCGAGAAAATGTTTGAAGTGACTATCCATGCTGAACACCAGTTGGAAACGGAAAGTCAATTATTTGTTGTTCAAATTATATTTCAGTATTTATTTGGACAGGGACGTTTGTTAGATGCTCGTAAGTACATCTTAAAGCAAGATGAGTCAATTCAAGACAATAGGATAGTTAGGAATCTTTTAGCGATGTGTTACTTATATCTTAACGAAAACCAAATCGCTAAAGAAATGTTTGAGCGACTTCTTCAAGAGGATTCGTCAGATGTACATGCTTTATGTCATTATACTTTATTGCTATACAACATGAATGAGGTCGCGTCATTTAAACACTATTTGAAGGTGTTGAATAAAGTTGTGCCGATTAATGACGATGAATCGTTTAAGTTAGGTATTGTATTAAGTTACTTGAAACAATATGCCTCTTCTCAAAAATTACTAATGCCATTGTATAAAAAAGGAAAGTTTCAAACTTTTCAACTCTTCCATGCATTAGCGTTTAATTATTATTACTTGGGAAATCGTGCGCAAAGTCAGTATTTTTGGGAGCGTTTAGTTCAAGTTTCAAAAGTGCATCCAGGGCCCACACCATGGGACATTGAAGAAAGTTTTCAATATTTTAATGCACAGATTAAACCTTTATTAACGAGTGATGATCAACATCAACGTTTGTACGGCTTGTTTTTGCTTAAACAATTAAATGGAAACGAAGTACTCATGACAAAAGAGGTGTGGAGCATCCTTGAAGAATTAGGAGACTATGAAAAATTGTACTTATCCTATTTGATTCAAAATTTACAACTGACAAAGCTCCATTTTATTCACCTAGGTATGTTAGAACTTTATCAGCACGATACGACGAAGCAAGAATCAGCGTTATTTTTAAGTTGGATTAATTATGCTGAAAGTTTGTTAGCCAAACATGTGGATACAGACAAAGTAGTGGCATATGTTGCGGCAGTTACGTATCTTTATTTTAAGTCAACTGACCCAACATATTCTCAATTAGACGTTTCAGAAGTGTTCGATATCACTGTTAAGCAACTTGAAATGGCACTAGATGAGCTATTGAGCATATAA
- a CDS encoding IS3 family transposase (programmed frameshift): MTRERRTFSPEFKLQMVKLYENGKPRNEIAREYDLTPSALGKWIKQHQNTGSFNHQDNLTNEEKELRKLRKENQQLKMENDIFKASSADHGTKIDVIRKNANKYSVSAMCKVLQISRSSYYYEINKSPNVEKDDRDKEISDKIIEIFNSNRKCFGTRRIKNELIKNGLNVSRRRIGRIMKANKLVSSYTTSKYKSFPSRSSEREINNELNQSFNRKEPLEVLVSDLTYVKVAGKWHYICLFIDLFNREIVGHSAGSKKDSTLVSKALSSIRHDLRDVQMFHTDRGKEFDNHMIDDVLDTFGIKRSLSMKGCPYDNAVAESTFKALKTEFIKQYDFKSINHLKLELFDYVNWYNNIRPHSALNYLTPKAYKDSFYKNCLEIC; the protein is encoded by the exons ATGGTAAGCCTAGAAATGAAATTGCTCGTGAATATGATTTAACACCTTCGGCGTTAGGGAAATGGATTAAGCAACATCAAAATACTGGTTCATTTAACCATCAAGATAACTTAACTAATGAAGAAAAAGAACTAAGAAAATTACGTAAAGAAAATCAACAATTGAAAATGGAAAATGATATTT TTAAAGCAAGCAGCGCTGATCATGGGACGAAAATAGATGTCATTCGAAAGAATGCCAATAAATATTCAGTATCAGCAATGTGCAAAGTCCTGCAAATCTCTAGAAGTAGTTACTATTACGAAATTAACAAATCACCCAACGTTGAAAAAGATGATCGAGATAAGGAAATTAGCGATAAAATTATCGAGATTTTCAATTCTAATCGCAAATGTTTTGGAACAAGAAGGATTAAAAATGAACTTATCAAAAATGGTTTAAATGTCTCAAGACGACGTATAGGACGCATTATGAAAGCAAATAAATTAGTATCTTCTTATACGACATCGAAGTATAAATCATTTCCTTCTCGCTCAAGTGAACGCGAAATCAATAATGAATTAAATCAAAGTTTCAATAGAAAAGAACCATTGGAAGTTCTTGTCAGTGATTTGACATATGTAAAAGTGGCTGGAAAATGGCATTACATATGTTTATTTATTGATCTTTTTAACCGTGAGATTGTTGGGCATAGCGCAGGCTCAAAGAAAGATAGCACGCTTGTATCCAAGGCACTTAGTAGCATTAGACACGATTTAAGAGACGTACAAATGTTTCACACTGACAGAGGAAAAGAGTTTGATAATCACATGATTGATGATGTACTAGATACCTTTGGTATCAAAAGATCTTTAAGCATGAAAGGATGTCCATATGACAACGCAGTAGCTGAAAGTACATTTAAAGCGTTAAAAACTGAATTCATTAAACAGTATGATTTTAAATCTATTAATCACTTAAAACTCGAATTGTTTGATTATGTTAATTGGTATAACAACATTCGACCTCATAGTGCATTAAATTATCTGACGCCGAAAGCGTACAAAGATAGTTTCTATAAAAACTGTCTAGAAATCTGTTGA
- a CDS encoding IS3 family transposase (programmed frameshift): MTRERRTFSPEFKLQMVKLYENGKPRNEIAREYDLTPSALGKWIKQHQNTGSFNHQDNLTNEEKELRKLRKENQQLKMENDIFKASSADHGTKIDVIRKNANKYSVSAMCKVLQISRSSYYYEINKSPNVEKDDRDKEISDKIIEIFNSNRKCFGTRRIKNELIKNGLNVSRRRIGRIMKANKLVSSYTTSKYKSFPSRSSEREINNELNQSFNRKEPLEVLVSDLTYVKVAGKWHYICLFIDLFNREIVGHSAGSKKDSTLVSKALSSIRHDLRDVQMFHTDRGKEFDNHMIDDVLDTFGIKRSLSMKGCPYDNAVAESTFKALKTEFIKQYDFKSINHLKLELFDYVNWYNNIRPHSALNYLTPKAYKDSFYKNCLEIC; the protein is encoded by the exons ATGACAAGAGAAAGAAGAACTTTTAGTCCTGAATTTAAATTACAAATGGTAAAGCTTTATGAAAATGGTAAGCCTAGAAATGAAATTGCTCGTGAATATGATTTAACACCTTCGGCGTTAGGGAAATGGATTAAGCAACATCAAAATACTGGTTCATTTAACCATCAAGATAACTTAACTAATGAAGAAAAAGAACTAAGAAAATTACGTAAAGAAAATCAACAATTGAAAATGGAAAATGATATTT TTAAAGCAAGCAGCGCTGATCATGGGACGAAAATAGATGTCATTCGAAAGAATGCCAATAAATATTCAGTATCAGCAATGTGCAAAGTCCTGCAAATCTCTAGAAGTAGTTACTATTACGAAATTAACAAATCACCCAACGTTGAAAAAGATGATCGAGATAAGGAAATTAGCGATAAAATTATCGAGATTTTCAATTCTAATCGCAAATGTTTTGGAACAAGAAGGATTAAAAATGAACTTATCAAAAATGGTTTAAATGTCTCAAGACGACGTATAGGACGCATTATGAAAGCAAATAAATTAGTATCTTCTTATACGACATCGAAGTATAAATCATTTCCTTCTCGCTCAAGTGAACGCGAAATCAATAATGAATTAAATCAAAGTTTCAATAGAAAAGAACCATTGGAAGTTCTTGTCAGTGATTTGACATATGTAAAAGTGGCTGGAAAATGGCATTACATATGTTTATTTATTGATCTTTTTAACCGTGAGATTGTTGGGCATAGCGCAGGCTCAAAGAAAGATAGCACGCTTGTATCCAAGGCACTTAGTAGCATTAGACACGATTTAAGAGACGTACAAATGTTTCACACTGACAGAGGAAAAGAGTTTGATAATCACATGATTGATGATGTACTAGATACCTTTGGTATCAAAAGATCTTTAAGCATGAAAGGATGTCCATATGACAACGCAGTAGCTGAAAGTACATTTAAAGCGTTAAAAACTGAATTCATTAAACAGTATGATTTTAAATCTATTAATCACTTAAAACTCGAATTGTTTGATTATGTTAATTGGTATAACAACATTCGACCTCATAGTGCATTAAATTATCTGACGCCGAAAGCGTACAAAGATAGTTTCTATAAAAACTGTCTAGAAATCTGTTGA
- the trxB gene encoding thioredoxin-disulfide reductase: MSENVRYDVAIIGAGPAGMTASVYASRANLNTVMIERGMPGGQMANTEEVENFPGFEMISGPDLSNKMFDHAKKFGAEYKYGDIKGIEDKGDYKLIDLGTSQIEATAVIIATGAEYKKIGVPGEEALGGRGVSYCAVCDGAFFKNKNVYVVGGGDSAVEEGTFLTKFADKVTIVHRRDKLRAQKILQDRAFKNDKIDFIWNHTLKSVNEKDGKVGSLTLVSTEDGTEQTVDADGLFVYIGMKPLTEPFKDLGITNEAGYIVANPDMSTAVKGIYVAGDVREKGLRQIVTATSDGSIAAQSVQEYIEALKDQTE, encoded by the coding sequence ATGTCAGAAAATGTAAGATATGATGTTGCAATTATCGGTGCAGGACCGGCTGGTATGACGGCTTCTGTATACGCTTCTCGAGCTAACTTGAATACAGTTATGATTGAGCGAGGGATGCCAGGTGGTCAAATGGCAAATACTGAAGAGGTCGAAAATTTTCCAGGGTTTGAAATGATTTCTGGACCAGATTTGTCGAACAAAATGTTTGATCACGCTAAAAAGTTCGGTGCGGAATATAAATATGGTGATATCAAAGGTATTGAAGATAAAGGAGACTACAAATTAATTGACTTAGGAACAAGTCAAATTGAAGCGACAGCAGTAATCATTGCAACAGGTGCAGAGTATAAAAAAATCGGAGTTCCTGGTGAAGAAGCCCTTGGTGGCCGTGGGGTAAGCTACTGTGCAGTTTGTGACGGTGCCTTTTTCAAAAACAAAAATGTATATGTTGTAGGTGGCGGCGACTCAGCAGTTGAAGAAGGAACGTTCTTGACTAAGTTTGCTGATAAAGTCACAATTGTGCACCGACGCGATAAACTACGTGCACAAAAAATCCTGCAAGATCGTGCCTTTAAAAATGACAAAATTGACTTTATTTGGAATCATACACTTAAATCAGTCAATGAAAAAGATGGTAAAGTAGGTTCACTTACGTTAGTATCAACTGAAGACGGTACAGAACAAACAGTAGATGCAGATGGATTGTTTGTGTATATCGGTATGAAGCCATTAACTGAACCATTTAAAGATTTAGGCATTACGAATGAAGCAGGCTATATCGTCGCTAACCCTGATATGAGTACTGCAGTCAAAGGGATTTATGTCGCTGGTGATGTACGTGAAAAAGGATTACGTCAAATTGTCACAGCGACAAGTGATGGTAGTATTGCAGCACAAAGTGTTCAAGAATATATTGAAGCACTTAAAGATCAAACAGAGTAA
- a CDS encoding acyltransferase — translation MKRRLKIIPKHRYNTLWQMYRYIQFTKILKNTVIIEIARYIPFVRLKRWVYRRFLKMSIGPHTALAYKVVPDLLYPEKITIGKNVIIGYNATILTHEFLNDSFRYGEVVIGDHTMVGANVTVLPGIKIGRHVEIGAGSVVSKDIPDYALAYGNPIQIKYKN, via the coding sequence ATGAAAAGAAGACTAAAAATAATTCCCAAACATCGCTACAACACACTTTGGCAAATGTATCGTTATATTCAATTCACTAAAATTTTGAAGAATACAGTTATCATAGAAATAGCGCGCTACATTCCATTTGTTCGTTTGAAACGATGGGTATACCGACGCTTTCTTAAAATGTCGATTGGACCTCATACGGCATTAGCTTATAAAGTTGTGCCGGATTTGCTTTACCCTGAAAAAATCACAATTGGTAAAAATGTCATCATTGGTTATAATGCAACCATACTTACACATGAATTTTTAAATGATTCATTTCGTTATGGTGAAGTTGTGATTGGGGATCATACGATGGTAGGCGCTAATGTTACTGTACTGCCAGGTATCAAAATAGGACGTCACGTTGAAATTGGTGCGGGTAGTGTCGTGTCTAAAGATATTCCTGATTATGCATTAGCGTATGGCAATCCAATTCAAATTAAATATAAAAATTGA
- the cas1 gene encoding type II CRISPR-associated endonuclease Cas1 has translation MHFNKILEEGFHRGYDNAQNAALDYGYQVLLAILARTIVSKGYLTELGIKHKNEFNMYNLASDFMEIFRPLVDYYVLKNIKEKFETKEKRAILNILNKKLKIGPKQYYLVNAIEIYLDSLFKYLSSGDIEVIRIPTWTY, from the coding sequence ATTCACTTTAATAAAATATTAGAAGAAGGTTTTCATAGAGGATATGATAATGCACAAAATGCAGCACTAGACTATGGATATCAAGTCTTATTAGCAATTCTTGCTAGGACAATAGTGAGCAAAGGCTACTTAACTGAATTAGGAATAAAGCATAAAAATGAATTTAACATGTATAACTTAGCATCCGACTTTATGGAGATTTTTAGACCACTTGTTGATTATTATGTTTTAAAAAATATTAAAGAAAAGTTTGAAACCAAAGAAAAAAGAGCCATACTTAATATATTAAATAAAAAATTAAAAATAGGACCTAAACAATACTATTTAGTAAATGCTATCGAAATTTATCTAGACAGTTTATTCAAATATTTATCAAGTGGAGATATTGAAGTGATTCGAATTCCAACTTGGACCTATTAA